The genomic stretch TGCATCAAAAAAATGATGGGAACTATTTTATATACACACTCCATAGCTTCCACTTAAGCCCAAATCCCATGAAATAGTTTCTCCCAGGACTTCAAATCATCTTTAATTTCCTCCTAGGCTTCCATTACACCAGATAGCAGTCCTACATCTGAAAGATTGCTAAAGGTCCTTTCAGCTTGTTTTTCTCTTAGGGAAGATTTTACACAAGATTAGATACCCTAAGCTTTTTAGAGGGCGCAATTTTGCTGATATTTGTTTTCTCCGATTAAAAATGGAGAGTTAGTGATGTCTACTTCTAGCTACCAAAGATTTCTCATCCAATGGGGTTAGAACCAAATTTTCAACTAATGTAgctattcaaaagcaataaatagCACCAGATGATAAGAAATATTAAATTTAGTTGTAAAAAGAAATCACATGAAAGTCATTTACTGAAGCAGAggcatttattagattaatactgTAGGTGCTCTAGTGCAGACTAGAAGTTAATCAAGTATATTAGCTAAAAGGACACAAATTTTAGCTGACACAGATCATCAAGTCAACAAGTATCAAAGGCATGATAACTAATCTTGGAGCAGTCGAGCATATTAAGTACAAAATAATGTATCGTTGGCAATCCAAAAGTATAAATGTTGGCCAACGTGTGTGCAATATGTTGTAGGAACAAAATATGCAGCAATACATATATTGTATTTGCATATTACAACTAGCATTTTCATGATGAATGTTTCTGTGGGAAGTCAAAACAGCCAGGAATTAGATAGCATAGATGTTTTATTAACAAAATTACCAATGACGTATTAGTCTAGATGGGAAACTTgtatgtttataatttttatcaGTAACATCCAGAtaagatatcatccacatattttCTTCAAATGGTTTCACCCATCTTAGGGCATTTTACAAGCTTTAAcaaaaatttatcaattaatacCAACTATCAGCAAAAAAGTTGTTTCAGAAAGAAATTGTCCTCCAGACAGGTGCACACTAACCCTACTGCTACTAATGATGTATGATTCTCAATGGTCAattaaaagagaaaatttttgGATTCTTGAGATATCAGCCTTCCATTTTTAATTTCTCCAACGGCATGGAATGCATGTGTGAGCAAACATAGGATAAAGCCCTTTGTTTCATCCCATGATAAACAcccaaataaaatatcaagaagaatatcACTCTTTATGTGGGGAATATTCATTCATAGCAAATGGGGTACAGCACTGGAAGATAATGACCCACATATCTCGAACTAAAACCAGACCATCCAAAAGACTAAGGTTTATTGTAACTTAGCTTCTCCACTATTAGAGATAAATGATTTAAACATAATAAATACCTCCAATATCTTCCTCATTTAAACATCTAACGAAAACAATTTCTATATAAACCACAAGTGAAAGGAAAAGTCACCAAGTTTTAGATGTTGAACAAGAAACTTTCTTTTGCTAACTTTTCTACAAACTATGCCAATACGACTACAAGTGTGATTGGAGAGAGCATAATCAGTATTTATTTTTCAACTTTACTATTTATTGGAAGTCTATATTTCTTCCCAGATGTTCATATTAAACAATTGCATAAATGGAGTCTCATTAAACTACAATGATAATTTCTTCCCAGTATTTATTTTTCAACTTTACTTTGCTATAAAAGCATAAATAGCAACTACTGTGAATTTTTGTCAACCAAGTAACGAgaatataatttaaactgcacaaGGTACTGCATTAATTCAAATATCCTCCCTAAGCATACAACATATTCAATAAATGATGATGAACAAAATGATGCAGGTAATCATAGCCACATAATGTAAAAGCTATTGATTATAAATATTCATCACTTATCAGGAAACATTTAATTACTTACAAGCTAATCGTTCTATGCATATGGCAAGTTCAAAAGATATTTCAAAGTGCCAATGGTGGAAGTTATCTTACATTGGGAAGGCAAAGGAGCGAGTACTGGTGGTGCTACTATCAGATCGCATAGAAATGTTGCCAGAGTATGCAATATGCCCTGAAGATGCTTTTGGGCCAGAAAAGTTTAGATCCCCATGAGTACTGTGATATAATAAACTTTGTGCTGGAGCTGTTGTAGCATCAGGAACTGTCATGTCAGAGACAGAACGGTTTTGAACTTGTACGAACTCTTGACTATCTCTAtctcctcttctattctccttgaCAGTTGTTGCTGCACCAGATTCAAATGTAGGATCAGTGACTCTAACATCCATCTCACTATTAGCAGGATTTCCCTCGGCTGCACTGTGGTTGGACACTGTTACATCAGAAATCATGTGTGTGGTAATAGAGCACCCATCTCCCATAATCTTTGACATATCACTAGTAGAATTTTCTTTTACCACATTGCTTTTATCAGGCTCAACATCACTAAATGGCAAAGTTGTCATTGTGGAGCATGTGTCTTCGATTTTATTCTGTCATTGCAAAATATCATAATATTCTAGTTAGGTTGATCATATTCATATATCTATTGTAATGCACCACATATTGGAAGTAATGACCCATTTGGAACCTAGAAAACCAACCAAAAAGCATAAAATGAACAGTCATGAGAAAGAAGTCCCAATTATAACATTGACCACACGCGAGGTAAGAAGAAAAGTGTATTGTTATAGGGCTTTAGACTTCAACTTTCAAGTAATAAACTAAAATCTTGAACTATTACctgaaattatataattatagttCTGTAGACCTCAACTTTAGTGTTGACACCAGTAACCATTAAATGAAACATCACATGCCAGTTCAATAATTCTAAATAACTAATAGGTTATAAATCTTTTACCCTCAGATCAACATTAGACTCAATGTAGAGTAAAAATTAATAAGCACTATGTTAACAcaattttcttctattttttaaaCATAATTTTTGTCCATAAGATGCATAATCCTTAAGTTTTTTCCTCTGCAGCCAGGAAGTCAAttgtccatctacaaactgcatatAGACGAACTCTTttaagacaaaaaaagaaaaaaaattgttgcTCGAGTACCTGCTCAATGTTCGCTTCATCAATACAGTGTCTCCGATCACTACTGAAGTCAAAACTTGTTGGAACTACATGATTGTGATCTGTCTCGGACTCTCCTGCTGAGAGCAAtaattctgaactcaacttcagaACGGAACTATTACTTTTAACTTGGTCAACTGTGTTCGGTTTCTCTCCAGCTACAGATAAGCTCCAAGAATAGTTTTGTTCCTCAACAACCTTATCAACTGCTGAGATGAACTTTGAATCTTGTGTGGCGGGTGCAGCATTATCTGTCATTTGTCCATTCACATCACTGTTCATATTTATCATTGAAAAAGACATCTCACTGACCTC from Musa acuminata AAA Group cultivar baxijiao chromosome BXJ1-3, Cavendish_Baxijiao_AAA, whole genome shotgun sequence encodes the following:
- the LOC135582938 gene encoding uncharacterized protein LOC135582938 — protein: MDNEASINRNQFDPEFTDALLRNPAGSTGSVEEEEKLYPEKSVTKVKPIEIIIFSKDDTCSVVKDMCIEEGSSSLEKVLLENKEVSEMSFSMINMNSDVNGQMTDNAAPATQDSKFISAVDKVVEEQNYSWSLSVAGEKPNTVDQVKSNSSVLKLSSELLLSAGESETDHNHVVPTSFDFSSDRRHCIDEANIEQNKIEDTCSTMTTLPFSDVEPDKSNVVKENSTSDMSKIMGDGCSITTHMISDVTVSNHSAAEGNPANSEMDVRVTDPTFESGAATTVKENRRGDRDSQEFVQVQNRSVSDMTVPDATTAPAQSLLYHSTHGDLNFSGPKASSGHIAYSGNISMRSDSSTTSTRSFAFPILQTEWNTSPVKMAKARKPRRWRMSLICCKF